The Rubidibacter lacunae KORDI 51-2 genome includes a region encoding these proteins:
- a CDS encoding cadherin domain-containing protein, producing MAELFATEDGQILTGTLENDILDATGFSDNTLNGLEGDDELFAGTNGQLFGNEGNDSLFGTAGGGGNSLDGGSGNDFLSSNTNDTLIGGTGDDTLSAGGGGDNSLTGGEDNDLFILTSGEFPASINFIEDFTQGDDLLSIGGTDIANSYGDLTFTLTDDGTLITVTEFDQDIALLRGFFGLLRVSDFLFPDDDENYPPTVRDATFELDANSPNGTSVGTLFAADPNDTPDETSLTFDITAGNVDGDGDGITPFAIDAETGEITVADSDDLDLETLPTFSLEVTATDPDGLSDTGTATVDLVEDSNEPPVVADDTFSVPEASANGTFVGTVVATDPDDDALTFAIASGNVDADGDGIAAFAIDESTGDITVADSDDLDFETRDRFELVVSATDPDGLSDTGEIGIDITDVAPTASLGPDSTIDISAPPGESATFRYTLEGNTAPSVFEIGFFDQQDSDLGGVVPGDAGFNEIAALEDATTIFSVLAGGDALEVLPQLLSGLARTIPDHGGRISYYVIEDATRDEVLETGDTDGLSFGSDVLEIVTADNETFDLSFFGGDLLVTADLTGDVPPLGTNSQGNVEGESIDLRGSGNATATLGLGGVDSFAVFDNLAGLYVVDDLNGTIDGLAPGQDGYDAAVLERALEDSLMRGGSGGNTSAAEFGLLALEGGAIYAPFLLSEGGSLFDSSNGGSVLPDTSDGNDPDFPVYTPFLASDGGIDHLRVLGDNTFAFEDQSGGGDRDFNDFVFQLQIEVA from the coding sequence ATGGCAGAGCTTTTTGCTACCGAAGACGGTCAAATTTTAACCGGCACCCTGGAAAACGATATCCTCGACGCCACGGGGTTTTCAGACAACACCCTGAACGGTCTTGAAGGCGACGACGAGCTATTCGCAGGGACTAACGGCCAACTTTTTGGCAACGAGGGTAATGACTCCCTATTCGGGACAGCCGGTGGCGGCGGTAACAGCCTCGATGGCGGTTCCGGTAACGACTTTTTGTCCTCTAACACGAACGACACGCTCATTGGCGGAACGGGCGACGATACTTTGAGTGCCGGGGGGGGTGGCGATAACTCGCTCACGGGTGGAGAGGACAACGACCTGTTCATCCTGACTTCGGGCGAATTTCCCGCCTCGATCAACTTCATCGAGGATTTCACTCAAGGCGACGATCTCCTGAGCATCGGTGGCACCGATATTGCCAACAGCTATGGCGATCTCACCTTCACCCTGACCGATGACGGTACGCTGATTACCGTTACGGAATTCGACCAAGACATTGCATTATTGCGCGGCTTCTTCGGGCTGTTGCGGGTTAGCGATTTCCTCTTTCCCGACGATGACGAAAACTACCCGCCGACGGTCAGAGACGCCACCTTTGAACTCGATGCCAATAGCCCTAATGGCACGAGTGTCGGCACGCTGTTTGCTGCGGACCCCAATGACACTCCCGACGAAACCTCGTTAACCTTCGATATCACTGCAGGGAATGTCGATGGCGATGGCGATGGCATTACACCCTTTGCGATCGATGCCGAAACGGGCGAAATCACCGTCGCCGATAGCGACGACCTCGATCTCGAGACCTTGCCAACCTTCTCGCTAGAGGTGACGGCGACCGACCCCGACGGGCTGAGCGACACCGGCACTGCGACGGTAGACCTGGTCGAAGACTCCAACGAACCACCGGTCGTTGCAGACGATACCTTCAGCGTGCCCGAAGCCAGTGCAAACGGCACGTTTGTCGGCACGGTTGTTGCCACCGACCCCGACGATGACGCGTTGACCTTCGCGATCGCTAGCGGCAACGTCGACGCAGATGGCGACGGCATCGCTGCCTTTGCGATCGATGAAAGTACGGGCGACATTACGGTTGCTGACAGCGACGACCTGGATTTCGAGACGCGCGATCGCTTCGAATTAGTCGTCAGTGCCACCGACCCTGACGGGCTGAGCGATACCGGCGAGATCGGCATCGATATCACCGACGTTGCCCCTACCGCCAGCCTCGGACCCGACAGCACGATCGACATTTCCGCACCGCCTGGCGAAAGCGCCACCTTCCGCTACACCCTGGAAGGGAACACTGCTCCGAGCGTCTTCGAAATCGGCTTCTTCGACCAGCAAGATAGTGACTTGGGTGGAGTGGTGCCTGGCGATGCTGGCTTCAACGAGATTGCCGCCTTGGAAGACGCCACCACGATCTTCTCGGTATTGGCCGGTGGAGATGCTCTTGAGGTACTGCCTCAACTGCTTTCTGGGTTGGCACGCACGATTCCCGACCATGGCGGGCGCATCAGTTATTACGTAATTGAAGACGCGACGCGCGATGAAGTGTTGGAAACGGGAGATACTGACGGGTTGTCCTTCGGCAGCGATGTGCTCGAGATCGTCACGGCAGACAACGAGACCTTCGACCTCAGCTTCTTCGGTGGCGACTTGCTGGTCACTGCCGATTTGACCGGTGACGTACCCCCGCTGGGAACTAACAGCCAAGGCAACGTTGAAGGCGAGTCGATCGACCTCCGCGGCAGCGGCAACGCAACAGCAACCCTGGGTTTGGGCGGCGTCGACTCATTTGCAGTGTTTGATAACCTTGCCGGTTTGTACGTTGTGGACGACCTGAACGGCACCATTGACGGTCTTGCTCCCGGCCAGGACGGTTACGACGCTGCCGTGCTTGAGCGGGCCTTAGAAGACTCGCTGATGCGCGGGGGCTCGGGCGGCAACACCAGTGCGGCAGAATTCGGCTTGCTGGCCCTTGAAGGAGGAGCAATTTATGCACCTTTCCTTCTGTCGGAAGGCGGCAGCCTCTTCGACTCCAGCAACGGAGGTTCGGTGCTGCCCGACACGAGCGACGGGAACGATCCCGACTTCCCCGTGTACACGCCATTCCTGGCATCCGACGGCGGAATCGACCACCTGCGCGTGCTCGGCGACAACACGTTTGCTTTCGAAGACCAGTCGGGCGGCGGCGATCGCGACTTCAACGACTTCGTTTTCCAGCTCCAGATCGAGGTCGCCTAG
- a CDS encoding ExeM/NucH family extracellular endonuclease, giving the protein MEELTAPQPSNAITLTPIGTFSTGVFDESAAEIVAFDPGSQRLFVVNANNATIDILDVSDPSNPVANPMSEDQEVPPITDGPATGDFTFTISSTNVLTVTGTFSGLSSALNPVGAVDAEGNPVSAIHVHTADAGTNGPILRNLTVTTFGDGLSGVYSGEFQLTADEAAAALDEGFYVNLHTINNPSGELRGQFVQSSIDATNLGGGANSVDVANGIVAVAIEADNSQDPGTIAFYTTDGDFLNSVTVGALPDMVTFTPDGTKLIVANEGEPNDDYSVDPEGSVSIIDISEAGNDLAGLTQDNVSTADFIAFNDRIEDLRGRGVRIFGPNATVARDLEPEYIAVSGDGSTAYVSLQENNAFAVVDIETSTVLDILPLGFKDYSIGLPTLTEFSLDDAIAAESLGSTLEGEDIPLGGLSGLFFEGVDENGFYTFITHPDRGPDAGTSDVDGDGDNERIFKLPEFQPEVVRFTLDPETGNIAIVDRIGLTDGNGNPLTGLPNLEGDDNGAAPADLEGNLLEFDPLGADLEGIVVDGSGNFWMVDEYRPAVYQFDPNGALLNRFVPEGTDPNGADTFGTETLPAEYATARDNRGFEAVALDTTNGILYAFIQTPLGNDGTGTFNRDVSDESQVIRILGIDPATGTPVAEYVYLLERPDVRQGGSVDKIGDAVFDPATGNFFVIERDSGSSPESTKAIYEISLSGATNVLGAVLPAGQTLETLTPDELGGIRPVSKREVTNLPSLGYLPSDKPEGLAIVPGPTAGNFALAVLNDNDFEPEDKATVLGIVEFAKSNKLDASDEDGINLQNFPLLTAYQPDAIATFEGLDGRTYIVTANEGDARDYDTFSEEAKLADLQAAGLLDLNDDGVPDSVTDSPFAELNADDQLGEKNLTNVNGDLDGDGLIEQLVAFGGRSFSVFDPFGNLVFDSGDDFELITAEVLPEDFNSNNDENDSFDNRSDNKGPEPEAVDVGFINGIPYAFIGFERVGGIAVYDLTDPSAPEFVQYLNNRTFRDGDGNPIDAVFEIENDPATEDDNVLITNPAVGDLGPESITFIPAEDSPTGAPLIAVGNEVSGTTTLFSIDAPVPQRTTFEIQGSGDSSPLEGTVAVVEGVVTGSFEGLDGFFIQDPTGDGDPATSDGLFVDAPGVTVSPGDIVRVTGTVVEFFGQTQLGENVVVETLGTNGGVTPIVIDLPVASVGDLEALEGMLVTFPEALFVTDVFNLGRFGEVLLSSDGTLPIPTEVAQPGAAANDVAAANALQQILLDDGSNESDPETTPFVDRTGDNPVTLRRGSTVEGLTGNLGFGFGNYRVQPTEEPTFDFAERPAVPDVGDAEVTIAAFNVLNYFTTIDDGNTLTGPNGDQSPRGADSQNEFERQEAKIVAALLELNADIVGLVEIENNGDTAVSTLVDALNSAIGATTYSFISDPAGFTTVPGGDDAIKTAFIYKPAVVTPVGDAQTINDESFAIGRAPVAQTFETVADGEVFTAIVNHFKSKGSSGAEGDDLDQGDGQGAFNATRVRQAEALAGFVTDLQASTGDSDVIVIGDINAYPTEDPIATLEDAGLTRLETDPTFVFFGQEGALDHALVTSSLNGQVTGAAAWAIDADEPRSLDYEDNIEDNTDDNFERTNADPSLFQPDPFRSSDHDPVLVGLNLDSSAFTLELLHGSDQEAGSAAVRDAPGFSAVLNALRAQDVGDDGLEDNTITLSSGDAFIPGVFFDASEAVFGAPGIADILIQNELGFQAIALGNHEFDFGSEVLADLISGAAGSEFEGIDGLDDFTGTNFPYLSANLDFSTDVNLAPLETEGGQPPAPNTVTSSTVIDVNGELIGVVGATTPTLASISSPDGVGVLPSPFDSNPTPEQLDALAAVIQSEVDALLAANPEMNKVILLSHMQRIAIEEELATRLTNVDIIVAGGSNTRLFDENDRPRDGDSVQGEYPKFFTNAGGTQTALVNTDGSYKYVGRLVLDFDSAGNIIPESYDPSVSGAYATDDQGVEDLNAGDLVDPEVQAIADAIGERIFEIEGNILGVSEVFLNGNRSGVDDDPTDLDGVRTQETNLGNLTADANLAAAKESDATVVLSLKNGGGIRASIGQTLVPPGGDEPERLPTEEILDDEGNVVKPEGGISQNDIQTTLAFNNGLTLLTLTKTELIDLLEHGVSAIPGVSGRFPQIAGVAFSYDPDLEAGDRILTASILDENGELLTELVRDGEIVGDANELFRIVTLNFLAAPRFDDDGNFIGGGDGYPFPNTNTDPDLGEVGDPDVIERVNTVQLEQEGVTTGDAVFADDGTEQDALAEYLLDNFPNDDDPNTPVFGEEDTGRDVDERIQNLNFREDTVPTGDDGEPFAGPIPTFGTLGDDVLDSALGDFDGTNALVFAGSGNDLIDNSTSGGSRLFGGSGNNEILAGTNDRAFGGANDDILDSSAGGGGNRLYGLAGDDFFFLGSTDRAFGGGDNDAFFFPNGGGDNLVTGGEGDDQFWVANAILPTSANTFTDFTIGSDVIGIAGIDGITEFEDVILGGTDDATISLGEAGPIAVLLGVTPDSLSSSDFLILEGPVTFPA; this is encoded by the coding sequence ATGGAAGAGCTCACCGCCCCGCAACCGTCGAACGCGATTACTCTGACGCCAATCGGAACGTTCTCTACGGGCGTTTTCGATGAGAGCGCCGCTGAAATCGTTGCCTTTGACCCCGGCAGCCAGCGCCTCTTCGTCGTCAACGCCAACAATGCCACGATTGACATCCTCGACGTTAGCGACCCGAGCAACCCGGTCGCCAACCCGATGAGCGAGGACCAGGAAGTACCGCCCATTACCGACGGGCCGGCAACCGGTGACTTTACTTTCACCATAAGCAGCACCAACGTCCTCACCGTTACCGGCACGTTCAGCGGTCTCTCCAGTGCGCTGAACCCAGTCGGTGCCGTTGATGCTGAAGGCAATCCGGTAAGCGCGATCCACGTTCACACGGCGGATGCGGGGACGAACGGTCCGATCCTTCGCAATCTGACAGTAACGACCTTCGGCGACGGACTCTCGGGCGTTTATAGCGGTGAGTTTCAACTGACTGCAGACGAAGCCGCTGCCGCGCTCGACGAAGGGTTTTACGTTAATCTCCACACCATTAACAACCCAAGCGGCGAGTTGCGCGGTCAGTTCGTGCAGTCGTCGATCGACGCCACCAACCTCGGCGGCGGTGCTAATAGCGTCGATGTCGCGAACGGCATCGTGGCGGTTGCAATCGAAGCCGATAATAGCCAGGACCCCGGCACGATCGCGTTCTACACCACCGATGGTGACTTTCTCAACTCCGTGACGGTCGGCGCGCTGCCCGACATGGTGACCTTCACGCCCGATGGCACCAAGCTGATCGTTGCGAACGAAGGCGAGCCCAACGACGACTACAGCGTCGACCCCGAAGGTTCGGTCAGTATCATCGACATCAGTGAAGCTGGCAACGATTTAGCGGGCTTAACTCAGGACAACGTCTCTACAGCAGACTTCATCGCGTTTAACGATCGCATCGAAGACCTCCGCGGTCGCGGCGTGCGGATCTTTGGACCGAACGCAACCGTCGCACGGGATCTCGAGCCGGAGTACATCGCAGTCAGCGGCGACGGCAGCACTGCCTACGTATCCCTGCAGGAAAACAACGCCTTCGCGGTCGTCGATATCGAAACATCAACGGTTTTGGATATCCTGCCGCTCGGCTTCAAGGACTACAGCATCGGCCTGCCGACCCTGACGGAATTCAGCCTCGACGACGCGATCGCTGCTGAATCCCTAGGGTCCACCCTGGAGGGTGAGGACATCCCCCTCGGCGGGCTGTCGGGTTTGTTCTTCGAAGGCGTCGATGAGAACGGGTTCTACACCTTCATCACCCACCCCGATCGCGGACCGGATGCCGGTACCAGCGACGTGGACGGTGACGGTGACAACGAGCGCATCTTCAAGTTGCCGGAATTCCAACCTGAAGTCGTGCGCTTCACCCTCGATCCGGAAACGGGCAACATCGCGATCGTCGATCGCATCGGTTTGACCGATGGCAACGGCAATCCGCTCACCGGTTTGCCGAACCTGGAGGGCGACGATAATGGCGCAGCTCCGGCCGATCTCGAGGGCAACCTGCTGGAGTTCGACCCGCTGGGTGCTGACCTGGAGGGCATCGTTGTCGATGGGAGCGGCAATTTCTGGATGGTGGACGAGTACCGCCCGGCAGTCTACCAGTTCGACCCGAACGGCGCGCTGCTGAACCGCTTCGTTCCCGAGGGCACCGATCCGAACGGCGCGGACACCTTCGGTACGGAAACGCTTCCGGCTGAGTACGCCACCGCTCGCGACAACCGCGGCTTTGAAGCCGTTGCCCTGGACACGACGAACGGCATCCTGTACGCCTTCATCCAAACCCCGCTGGGCAACGACGGCACCGGCACCTTCAACCGCGACGTTTCCGACGAATCCCAGGTGATTCGCATCCTCGGCATCGACCCCGCCACTGGCACCCCGGTCGCCGAGTACGTTTACTTGCTCGAACGTCCGGATGTCCGCCAGGGCGGCAGCGTCGATAAGATCGGCGATGCAGTCTTTGACCCAGCAACGGGGAACTTCTTTGTCATCGAGCGCGACTCCGGCTCCTCACCAGAGAGCACCAAAGCGATCTACGAAATTAGCCTATCAGGTGCAACCAACGTGCTCGGGGCCGTACTGCCGGCCGGCCAAACCCTGGAGACTCTGACGCCCGACGAATTAGGAGGCATCCGCCCGGTCAGCAAGCGGGAAGTCACCAACCTGCCGTCCTTGGGTTACCTGCCCAGCGACAAACCCGAAGGTCTCGCGATCGTGCCCGGTCCGACCGCCGGCAACTTCGCGCTGGCGGTGCTCAACGACAATGACTTCGAGCCGGAGGACAAAGCTACGGTGCTCGGCATCGTGGAATTTGCTAAGAGCAACAAGCTCGACGCCAGCGACGAAGATGGTATTAATCTGCAGAACTTTCCGCTGCTAACTGCCTACCAGCCCGACGCGATCGCCACCTTTGAAGGACTCGACGGCCGCACCTACATCGTTACGGCGAACGAAGGCGACGCGCGCGACTACGACACATTTTCGGAAGAAGCCAAACTCGCCGACCTACAGGCAGCCGGACTGCTCGACCTCAACGACGATGGCGTGCCCGACTCAGTAACCGACTCGCCGTTTGCCGAACTCAACGCGGACGACCAGCTCGGCGAGAAGAACCTCACCAATGTTAACGGCGACCTCGATGGCGACGGGCTGATCGAGCAGCTGGTTGCCTTCGGCGGTCGTTCCTTTTCGGTGTTCGACCCATTCGGCAACCTGGTCTTCGATAGCGGCGACGATTTCGAATTAATCACTGCCGAGGTTCTGCCGGAGGACTTCAACTCCAATAATGACGAGAACGACTCCTTCGACAACCGCAGCGACAACAAGGGACCGGAGCCGGAGGCCGTTGACGTCGGCTTTATCAACGGTATCCCCTACGCCTTCATCGGCTTCGAGCGCGTCGGCGGCATCGCAGTCTACGACTTGACCGACCCGAGTGCGCCCGAGTTCGTGCAGTACCTCAACAACCGGACTTTCCGCGACGGCGACGGCAACCCGATCGATGCAGTTTTCGAGATCGAGAACGACCCAGCTACCGAGGACGATAACGTACTCATTACCAACCCGGCGGTCGGCGACCTCGGTCCCGAAAGCATCACCTTTATTCCCGCAGAAGACAGTCCTACGGGCGCACCGCTGATTGCTGTCGGCAACGAAGTCAGCGGGACGACCACGCTCTTCTCAATCGATGCGCCGGTTCCCCAGCGCACCACCTTCGAAATCCAGGGCAGTGGCGATTCCAGTCCCCTGGAAGGCACGGTCGCCGTGGTTGAAGGTGTTGTTACCGGCAGCTTTGAAGGGCTGGACGGCTTCTTCATTCAAGACCCCACGGGCGACGGCGATCCGGCAACCTCTGACGGACTCTTCGTCGACGCACCAGGCGTGACGGTCTCCCCGGGCGACATCGTCCGGGTTACCGGCACCGTTGTCGAGTTCTTCGGTCAAACCCAACTCGGCGAAAACGTCGTGGTCGAGACGCTGGGTACAAATGGCGGAGTCACACCCATCGTAATTGACCTGCCGGTTGCCTCCGTCGGCGACTTGGAAGCCCTCGAAGGCATGCTCGTGACCTTCCCCGAAGCGCTCTTCGTCACGGATGTCTTCAACCTCGGTCGCTTCGGCGAGGTGCTCCTGTCGTCCGATGGTACGCTGCCGATTCCGACGGAGGTTGCCCAGCCAGGCGCTGCCGCCAACGACGTTGCCGCCGCCAATGCGCTGCAACAGATCTTGCTCGATGACGGCAGCAACGAAAGCGACCCAGAAACAACACCGTTTGTCGATCGCACCGGCGACAATCCGGTAACCTTGCGGCGTGGCAGCACGGTGGAAGGACTAACCGGAAACCTCGGCTTCGGCTTTGGCAACTATCGCGTTCAGCCGACTGAGGAGCCGACCTTCGACTTCGCAGAACGCCCGGCGGTGCCGGATGTGGGCGATGCCGAGGTCACGATCGCGGCCTTCAACGTCCTCAACTACTTCACCACGATCGACGACGGCAACACGCTGACCGGTCCGAACGGCGACCAGAGCCCGCGAGGTGCCGACAGCCAAAACGAGTTCGAGCGCCAAGAAGCCAAGATCGTGGCCGCACTGCTCGAACTCAACGCAGATATTGTGGGCTTGGTCGAAATCGAGAATAACGGCGACACGGCAGTCTCGACGCTGGTCGATGCGCTCAACAGCGCCATCGGAGCGACCACCTACAGCTTCATCAGCGATCCGGCTGGCTTCACCACCGTGCCCGGCGGCGACGACGCCATCAAGACGGCGTTTATCTACAAGCCGGCAGTTGTAACCCCGGTAGGCGATGCTCAGACCATCAACGACGAGTCCTTTGCGATCGGACGCGCACCGGTTGCTCAGACCTTCGAAACGGTCGCAGACGGGGAGGTGTTCACGGCGATCGTCAACCACTTCAAGTCCAAGGGTTCCTCGGGTGCTGAGGGCGACGACCTCGACCAAGGCGACGGACAGGGTGCGTTCAACGCTACGCGCGTCCGGCAAGCGGAAGCACTGGCTGGTTTCGTCACTGACTTGCAAGCCAGCACGGGAGACAGCGACGTCATTGTCATCGGCGATATCAACGCTTACCCCACCGAAGATCCGATCGCCACGCTCGAAGACGCCGGTCTGACGCGCCTGGAAACCGACCCTACCTTCGTTTTCTTCGGTCAGGAAGGCGCGCTGGACCATGCATTGGTCACCAGCAGCCTGAACGGGCAGGTCACTGGGGCCGCTGCCTGGGCGATCGATGCCGACGAGCCTCGCTCCCTCGACTACGAAGACAACATCGAAGACAACACGGACGATAACTTCGAGCGCACCAACGCCGATCCTTCTCTCTTCCAACCGGATCCGTTCCGTTCCTCCGACCACGATCCGGTTCTCGTCGGACTCAACCTCGATTCCAGCGCTTTCACCTTGGAGTTACTTCACGGCTCGGACCAGGAAGCAGGCTCGGCTGCCGTTCGGGATGCACCTGGCTTCTCCGCCGTTCTCAACGCCCTGCGAGCGCAGGATGTGGGCGACGACGGCCTCGAAGACAACACCATCACCCTGTCTTCGGGCGATGCCTTCATCCCTGGCGTATTCTTCGATGCCTCCGAAGCGGTGTTCGGCGCACCTGGTATTGCCGACATCCTGATTCAGAACGAGCTGGGCTTCCAGGCGATCGCGCTGGGCAACCACGAGTTCGACTTCGGTTCTGAAGTACTGGCTGATTTGATTAGCGGTGCGGCCGGCAGCGAATTCGAGGGCATCGACGGGTTGGATGACTTCACGGGCACCAATTTCCCGTACCTGTCGGCGAATCTCGACTTCTCCACCGATGTCAACCTGGCACCGCTGGAAACCGAAGGCGGTCAGCCCCCTGCGCCCAACACGGTGACCTCTTCAACGGTCATCGATGTCAATGGCGAATTAATTGGTGTGGTCGGTGCGACCACGCCCACCCTCGCTAGTATCTCCAGCCCGGATGGTGTCGGCGTCTTGCCGAGTCCGTTCGACTCCAACCCAACGCCGGAACAGCTCGACGCTCTGGCAGCGGTGATTCAGAGTGAAGTTGACGCGCTGCTGGCGGCTAACCCCGAGATGAACAAGGTGATTCTGCTGTCGCACATGCAGCGGATCGCTATCGAAGAAGAGCTGGCAACGCGGTTGACGAACGTGGACATCATCGTGGCAGGGGGGTCCAACACTCGCCTGTTCGATGAAAACGACCGCCCCCGCGATGGCGACAGCGTCCAAGGCGAGTATCCCAAGTTCTTCACGAACGCGGGCGGCACGCAAACGGCGCTGGTGAACACGGACGGCAGCTACAAGTACGTGGGTCGCTTGGTGCTGGACTTTGATAGTGCAGGCAACATCATTCCCGAAAGCTACGACCCGTCAGTCTCCGGTGCCTACGCGACCGACGACCAAGGCGTCGAAGACCTGAATGCGGGCGACTTAGTCGATCCCGAAGTGCAAGCGATCGCCGATGCCATTGGGGAGCGAATTTTCGAAATTGAAGGCAACATCTTGGGCGTCTCCGAGGTGTTCCTCAACGGCAACCGCTCTGGCGTTGACGACGACCCCACCGATCTCGATGGCGTCCGTACCCAGGAGACCAACCTGGGCAACCTGACCGCCGATGCCAACTTGGCGGCGGCGAAGGAGTCCGACGCGACGGTGGTGCTGTCGCTCAAGAACGGCGGCGGTATCCGCGCCTCCATCGGTCAGACCTTGGTTCCTCCAGGTGGTGACGAGCCGGAACGCCTGCCCACCGAGGAAATCCTCGATGATGAGGGCAACGTAGTCAAACCCGAGGGCGGCATCAGCCAGAACGACATCCAGACGACCCTGGCATTCAACAACGGCTTGACGTTGCTGACCCTGACCAAGACCGAGTTGATCGATTTGCTCGAGCACGGCGTCAGCGCCATTCCCGGTGTCAGCGGTCGCTTCCCCCAAATTGCAGGAGTCGCGTTCTCCTACGACCCCGATTTGGAAGCAGGCGATCGCATCCTGACCGCCAGCATCCTCGACGAGAATGGCGAGCTGCTGACCGAGCTGGTGCGCGATGGCGAAATCGTAGGCGATGCCAATGAATTGTTCCGCATCGTCACCCTGAACTTCCTAGCAGCACCCCGCTTTGACGACGACGGCAACTTCATCGGAGGCGGCGACGGTTATCCGTTCCCCAATACCAACACCGACCCAGACCTGGGCGAAGTGGGCGACCCCGACGTCATCGAACGGGTCAACACGGTGCAGCTGGAGCAGGAGGGCGTCACAACGGGCGATGCTGTCTTCGCCGACGACGGTACCGAGCAGGATGCCCTGGCGGAATACTTGCTCGACAACTTCCCGAACGACGACGACCCGAACACGCCGGTGTTCGGTGAAGAAGACACCGGCCGCGACGTCGACGAACGCATCCAAAATCTCAACTTCCGCGAAGACACTGTTCCAACCGGCGATGACGGCGAGCCCTTTGCCGGTCCGATACCCACCTTCGGGACGCTTGGGGACGATGTCCTCGACTCGGCACTAGGCGATTTCGACGGCACAAACGCGCTAGTTTTCGCCGGCAGCGGCAACGACCTGATCGACAACTCCACCAGTGGCGGCAGCCGCCTGTTCGGCGGTTCCGGGAACAACGAGATCCTCGCCGGCACGAACGATCGCGCGTTCGGGGGAGCGAATGACGATATCCTCGATAGCTCGGCCGGTGGCGGCGGCAACCGCCTCTACGGTCTCGCCGGCGACGATTTCTTCTTCCTCGGCAGCACCGATCGCGCCTTCGGCGGCGGCGACAACGATGCCTTCTTCTTCCCGAACGGCGGCGGCGACAACCTCGTCACGGGTGGCGAAGGGGACGACCAATTCTGGGTTGCCAATGCCATCCTGCCGACCTCGGCGAACACCTTCACCGACTTCACCATCGGCAGTGATGTCATCGGTATTGCCGGTATCGACGGCATTACCGAGTTCGAGGACGTAATCCTCGGCGGCACCGATGATGCGACGATCTCGCTCGGGGAAGCCGGACCGATCGCCGTGTTGTTGGGTGTCACGCCCGATAGCCTGAGCTCGTCGGACTTCCTCATTCTTGAGGGTCCGGTGACTTTCCCTGCTTAA
- a CDS encoding peptidylprolyl isomerase, which produces MSVVLKIDREPVASDHLLPLLAGYQLLPQLARELLIDRAIASVECPPEEEQLARKQFFERNQLSDPQQIQLWLKRFGMTQNQLDRLAVRAQKIETFKQQTWGLKLESYFLKRKRELDQVVYSLIRIRDADLANELYFRIQDGEATFAEVAQEHSQGSEAQTGGLVGPVYLSTPHRALAQILASSQPGQLWPPQRIEEWYAIVRLEKLIPAQLDDAMRRRLLDELFRKWIEEQIQQKVAIEADDSDAIASPAANAPPASAHPTSAAAPSS; this is translated from the coding sequence ATGAGCGTCGTACTCAAGATCGATCGAGAACCCGTCGCCTCCGACCATTTACTGCCGTTGCTGGCCGGATATCAACTCCTTCCCCAGCTAGCGCGCGAGCTGCTGATCGACCGCGCGATCGCATCGGTCGAGTGCCCGCCAGAAGAAGAGCAGCTGGCACGAAAGCAGTTTTTCGAGCGCAACCAACTGAGCGATCCACAACAGATCCAGCTCTGGTTAAAGCGCTTTGGGATGACCCAAAATCAACTCGATCGCCTGGCAGTGCGAGCGCAAAAGATCGAAACCTTCAAGCAGCAAACCTGGGGATTGAAGCTCGAATCCTACTTCCTCAAGCGCAAACGCGAACTCGATCAAGTGGTGTACTCGCTGATCCGCATTCGAGATGCCGACCTCGCCAACGAGCTGTACTTTCGCATCCAGGACGGCGAAGCAACATTTGCCGAAGTCGCCCAAGAACACTCCCAGGGCTCCGAAGCCCAAACCGGCGGACTCGTCGGTCCGGTTTATCTCAGCACCCCGCATCGAGCGCTGGCCCAGATTCTAGCCTCCAGCCAACCGGGGCAGCTCTGGCCGCCGCAGCGCATTGAAGAATGGTACGCGATCGTGCGGCTGGAGAAATTGATCCCCGCCCAGCTCGACGATGCCATGCGACGCCGCCTGTTGGACGAATTATTCCGCAAGTGGATTGAAGAGCAGATCCAACAGAAGGTCGCCATCGAAGCGGACGATAGCGACGCGATCGCGTCCCCAGCTGCGAATGCTCCGCCCGCCTCTGCCCATCCGACCTCAGCGGCTGCGCCCTCATCATGA